Proteins encoded together in one Rhizobacter sp. J219 window:
- a CDS encoding NAD(P)/FAD-dependent oxidoreductase, which yields MLRITELRLPLDHPEAALRPAVVQRLGIDDAALKAFTVFKRSYDARKKSAIQLIYTLDCELADEAEVLARFQGDPHIRPSPDTRYQFIGHAPADFAAKGEGRPLVVGFGPCGIFAALILAQMGLRPIVLERGKEVRQRTQDTWGLWRRRELNPESNVQFGEGGAGTFSDGKLYSQISDPRHLTRKVLTEFVKAGAPEEILFVSKPHIGTFRLVSMVEKIRADIEALGGEIRFRQRVTDLHIDDGQVRGVTLASGEQIASDHVVLALGHSARDTFAMLQQRGVFMEAKPFSVGFRIEHPQSLIDKARFGPNAGNPILGAADYKLVHHAKNGRSVYSFCMCPGGTVVAATSEPERVVTNGMSQYSRNERNANSGIVVGISPQDYRQDKGDGPVNPLDGIAFQRQLESQAFLLGDRAYGAPGQLVGDFIKGQASKVLGRVEPSYKPGVHLTDLGPSLPDYVIHALREALPAFERQIKGYSMPDAVLTGVETRTSSPLRITRGRDYQSLNVKGLYPAGEGAGYAGGIMSAGVDGIEVAEAVGASLLNLQRADSTR from the coding sequence ATGCTCCGTATCACCGAACTGCGACTGCCCCTGGACCACCCCGAAGCGGCGCTGCGCCCGGCTGTCGTGCAGCGGCTGGGCATCGACGATGCCGCGCTGAAGGCGTTCACCGTGTTCAAGCGCAGCTACGACGCGCGCAAGAAAAGCGCGATCCAGCTCATCTACACGCTCGACTGCGAGCTGGCCGACGAGGCCGAGGTGTTGGCGCGCTTCCAGGGCGACCCGCACATCCGCCCATCGCCCGACACCCGCTACCAGTTCATTGGCCATGCGCCGGCCGATTTCGCGGCAAAGGGTGAAGGGCGACCGCTCGTCGTCGGCTTCGGCCCTTGCGGCATCTTCGCGGCGCTGATCCTGGCGCAGATGGGCCTGCGCCCGATCGTGCTGGAGCGTGGCAAGGAGGTGCGCCAGCGCACGCAGGACACCTGGGGCCTGTGGCGACGGCGCGAGCTGAACCCCGAATCGAACGTGCAGTTCGGCGAGGGCGGCGCCGGCACCTTCTCCGACGGCAAGCTCTACAGCCAGATCAGCGATCCGCGCCACCTCACGCGCAAGGTGCTGACCGAGTTCGTGAAGGCCGGCGCGCCGGAGGAGATCCTCTTCGTCAGCAAGCCGCACATCGGCACCTTCCGGCTGGTCAGCATGGTCGAGAAGATCCGCGCCGACATCGAAGCGCTGGGCGGCGAGATCCGCTTCCGGCAGCGTGTGACGGATCTCCACATCGACGACGGCCAGGTGCGTGGCGTGACACTCGCCTCGGGGGAACAGATCGCAAGCGACCACGTGGTGCTGGCCCTCGGCCACAGCGCCCGCGACACCTTCGCGATGCTGCAGCAGCGCGGCGTCTTCATGGAGGCCAAGCCCTTCTCGGTGGGCTTTCGCATCGAACACCCGCAAAGCCTGATCGACAAGGCGCGCTTCGGGCCCAACGCAGGAAACCCCATCCTCGGCGCCGCCGACTACAAGCTGGTGCATCACGCGAAGAACGGCCGCTCGGTCTACAGCTTCTGCATGTGCCCCGGCGGCACGGTGGTGGCCGCCACCTCCGAGCCCGAGCGGGTGGTGACCAACGGCATGAGCCAGTACTCGCGCAACGAGCGCAATGCGAATTCGGGCATCGTCGTCGGCATCTCGCCGCAGGACTACCGCCAAGACAAGGGCGATGGCCCGGTGAACCCGCTCGACGGCATTGCCTTCCAGCGCCAGCTCGAATCGCAGGCCTTCCTGCTCGGCGACCGCGCCTACGGTGCGCCGGGCCAGCTGGTCGGTGACTTCATCAAGGGCCAGGCCTCGAAGGTGCTGGGCCGGGTCGAGCCCTCGTACAAGCCCGGCGTGCACCTCACCGACCTCGGGCCGAGCCTGCCCGACTACGTCATCCACGCCCTCCGCGAAGCGCTGCCTGCCTTCGAGCGCCAGATCAAGGGCTACTCAATGCCCGACGCGGTGCTGACCGGCGTGGAGACACGCACCTCTTCACCGCTGCGCATCACGCGCGGTCGCGACTACCAGAGCCTGAACGTGAAGGGCCTGTACCCCGCCGGCGAAGGCGCGGGGTATGCGGGCGGGATCATGTCGGCCGGGGTCGACGGCATCGAGGTCGCCGAGGCCGTCGGTGCGAGCCTCTTGAATCTTCAGCGCGCCGATTCAACGCGATAG
- a CDS encoding DUF4148 domain-containing protein, producing the protein MNRKHALALALAAFGSAAFAQSGELDLQHFGATQPSTTTRAAVRAEVIKARANGENLLPAEADIAGVFQKAPAASTVTRAQRRAEVLQARSEGAFDRPAEVDVNATPIVSTRSRDEVRKEAIAATRNGQAARGVGAGH; encoded by the coding sequence ATGAACCGCAAACATGCCCTCGCCCTGGCCCTCGCCGCGTTTGGCTCGGCCGCCTTCGCCCAGAGCGGCGAACTTGACCTGCAGCACTTCGGTGCCACGCAGCCCAGCACCACCACCCGCGCCGCCGTGCGCGCCGAGGTGATCAAGGCCCGCGCCAACGGCGAGAACCTGCTGCCCGCCGAAGCCGACATCGCCGGCGTCTTCCAGAAGGCGCCCGCCGCGAGCACCGTGACCCGTGCGCAGCGCCGTGCCGAAGTGCTGCAGGCGCGCAGCGAAGGGGCTTTCGACCGCCCGGCCGAAGTCGACGTCAACGCCACGCCGATCGTCTCGACCCGCAGCCGCGACGAAGTGCGCAAGGAAGCGATCGCCGCCACGCGCAATGGCCAGGCCGCGCGTGGAGTCGGCGCCGGCCACTGA
- a CDS encoding DUF4148 domain-containing protein yields the protein MNRKQVFTAAAIALFGSSAVFAQSSEIDLQHFGQNQASTVSRAAVRAEVLSAQAKGELTVPSEVIAAAVPARSASPFATRVTRAQVKAELAGADLVTPPEVAAWKAPAGSTISREAVRAEARAQARTDIYQDKSRIGAGY from the coding sequence ATGAACCGCAAGCAAGTCTTCACCGCCGCCGCCATCGCTCTCTTCGGCTCGTCTGCCGTTTTCGCTCAAAGCAGCGAAATCGACCTGCAGCACTTCGGCCAGAACCAGGCCTCGACCGTGAGCCGCGCCGCCGTGCGCGCCGAGGTGCTGTCGGCCCAGGCCAAGGGTGAACTGACCGTGCCGAGCGAAGTGATCGCCGCCGCCGTGCCGGCCCGCAGCGCCAGCCCCTTCGCCACCCGCGTGACGCGCGCCCAGGTGAAGGCCGAACTGGCCGGCGCCGACCTCGTGACGCCGCCGGAAGTCGCCGCCTGGAAGGCCCCCGCCGGCTCGACCATCAGCCGCGAAGCCGTGCGTGCCGAAGCCCGTGCCCAGGCCCGCACCGACATCTATCAGGACAAGTCCCGCATCGGCGCTGGCTACTGA
- a CDS encoding LysR family transcriptional regulator yields MDRLHSMRVFSRVIEEGSFAGAARQLNLSAAVVTRLVADLEEHLGARLINRTTRRLALTDIGELYLERVRQILTEVEEAEALASAATSEPRGHLRVLVPPAFAVHQIAKHLPRFRELYPKVTLELAAPGPVETVDENYDVSIIQVGLQPLNGDFVARLLARSEVITCASPDYLDRHGRPKHPEELHRHEAMLPSFAREITFHRGPWGDDEPAGESVTLVPARPALSTIHSDTMYAAALAGMGISGLPSYVVEDALLEHALERVLPEWRVLTLRLYAAMPTRKYVPARTRAFIDFLVQTFGGREHDPWLQAAGCETCPQVAVPEQRSLLQ; encoded by the coding sequence ATGGACCGACTCCATTCCATGCGGGTGTTTTCCCGGGTGATCGAAGAGGGCAGCTTTGCCGGCGCGGCGCGGCAGCTGAACCTCTCGGCCGCGGTGGTGACCCGCCTCGTGGCCGACCTCGAAGAGCACCTGGGCGCCCGCCTGATCAACCGCACGACGCGCCGCCTGGCGCTCACCGACATCGGCGAGCTCTACCTCGAACGGGTGCGGCAGATCCTGACCGAGGTGGAAGAGGCCGAAGCGCTGGCCAGCGCCGCCACCTCGGAGCCGCGCGGCCACCTGCGCGTGCTGGTGCCACCGGCCTTTGCGGTGCACCAGATCGCCAAGCACCTGCCGCGCTTTCGCGAGCTGTACCCCAAGGTGACGCTGGAGCTGGCCGCGCCAGGGCCGGTGGAGACGGTGGACGAGAACTACGACGTGAGCATCATCCAGGTGGGCCTGCAGCCGCTGAACGGCGACTTCGTGGCGCGGCTGCTGGCCCGCTCGGAGGTCATCACCTGCGCCTCACCCGACTACCTCGACCGCCACGGCCGGCCCAAGCACCCCGAGGAGCTGCACCGCCACGAGGCCATGCTGCCGAGCTTCGCCCGCGAGATCACCTTCCACCGCGGCCCCTGGGGCGACGACGAACCTGCCGGCGAATCGGTGACGCTGGTGCCGGCGCGCCCGGCGCTGTCGACCATCCACAGCGACACGATGTACGCCGCGGCGCTGGCCGGCATGGGCATTTCGGGCCTGCCGTCGTACGTGGTCGAAGACGCCCTGCTCGAACACGCGCTGGAGCGTGTGCTGCCCGAGTGGCGCGTGCTGACGCTGCGCCTCTACGCCGCGATGCCCACGCGCAAGTACGTGCCGGCACGCACACGCGCCTTCATCGACTTCCTGGTGCAGACCTTCGGTGGCCGCGAACACGACCCGTGGCTGCAGGCGGCCGGCTGCGAGACCTGCCCGCAGGTGGCAGTGCCGGAGCAGCGCAGCCTGCTGCAGTGA
- a CDS encoding aminoglycoside phosphotransferase family protein: MVTTSLPAAIAWPDDARRERFAAWLATAAQRHDFDPQSLRAASADASFRRYFRVDGAGRSFIVMDAPPPQEDVRPFIAIAAMFEGAGLNAPRVLEQDAEHGFLLLSDLGSQLYLQALQQAQAAGDLAGAAVLMRDATAALVQWQTRADASGLPAYDDALLRRELQLFPDWCVAKEYGVTWTAEQQARWQKVCDLLVTSALAQPTVAVHRDYMPRNLMICPAEAGNPGILDFQDAVRGPITYDIASLLRDAFISWEEEQEIDWAVRYWQQAKKASLPVPDDFGDFWRQLEWMGLQRHLKVLGIFCRLKHRDGKPNYSRDLPRFFRYAHKVAVRYNGLGPLAHLLEPLMGTSRSDAFY; this comes from the coding sequence ATGGTCACCACCTCCCTTCCCGCCGCGATCGCGTGGCCCGACGATGCTCGCCGCGAGCGATTCGCGGCCTGGCTCGCTACCGCCGCACAACGCCACGACTTCGACCCGCAGAGCTTGCGGGCGGCGAGTGCCGACGCGAGCTTCCGCCGCTACTTCCGGGTCGACGGCGCCGGCCGCTCCTTCATCGTGATGGATGCCCCGCCGCCGCAGGAAGACGTGCGCCCCTTCATCGCCATCGCGGCCATGTTCGAAGGTGCCGGCCTCAATGCGCCGCGTGTGCTGGAGCAGGATGCAGAACACGGCTTCCTGTTGCTGAGCGACCTCGGCTCGCAGCTCTACCTGCAGGCCCTGCAGCAGGCGCAGGCGGCAGGGGACCTCGCCGGTGCCGCCGTCCTGATGCGCGATGCGACCGCGGCGCTTGTGCAGTGGCAGACCCGCGCCGATGCGAGCGGTCTGCCTGCCTATGACGATGCCCTGCTGCGCCGCGAGCTGCAGCTGTTCCCCGACTGGTGCGTGGCCAAGGAATACGGCGTCACCTGGACGGCCGAGCAGCAGGCGCGCTGGCAGAAGGTGTGCGACCTGCTGGTCACAAGCGCGCTCGCGCAGCCCACCGTCGCCGTGCACCGCGACTACATGCCGCGCAACCTGATGATCTGCCCGGCCGAAGCCGGCAACCCCGGAATCCTTGACTTCCAGGACGCGGTGCGTGGCCCCATCACCTACGACATCGCGAGCCTGTTGCGCGATGCCTTCATCTCCTGGGAAGAAGAGCAGGAGATCGACTGGGCGGTGCGCTACTGGCAGCAGGCGAAGAAAGCCTCGTTGCCGGTGCCCGACGACTTCGGCGACTTCTGGCGCCAGCTCGAATGGATGGGCCTGCAGCGCCACCTCAAGGTGCTCGGCATCTTCTGCCGCCTGAAGCACCGCGACGGCAAGCCCAACTACAGCCGTGACCTGCCGAGGTTCTTCCGCTACGCCCACAAGGTGGCGGTGCGCTACAACGGCCTCGGGCCGCTCGCGCACCTGCTCGAGCCGCTGATGGGCACGTCACGCAGTGACGCCTTCTATTGA
- a CDS encoding LPS-assembly protein LptD has protein sequence MHHAPRHRHHAIAAACLAVGAWPSAWAQPATAATGKPPVVVEAKEVRARPDLDAVAEGDAQLRHGPIEIRADRLSYDQATDTARAQGNVRITRDGNVYSGPELLLQLGTYQGYFVNPTYFFSRTQAGGSATRLDLMGEDVAIATGGNYTSCPREGDATPAWLLSTDRVRMDFPNNEGIAEGAVLRFYGVPILAAPVLSFPLTDARKSGWLPPTTSVDNKSGLQLSVPYYWNIAPNRDATLTPMVFAKRGLGLGTEFRYLERSDEGVLKTSFLPNDRLTGHSRHSAGYLHEGNLFGTGYYKADVVRVSDNDYWKDFPGDYPSLTPRLLTGDAQVHAPVFGQWKTYARVLRWQLLQDADPVNQIVAPYDRYPQVGFHGTQALPGGFEFGMQTEYNRFTNPNDTIDRARMTGQRWHTIGSLSWPMVTPGWSLVPKFSFNAASYSLDRPLTAGEFIGQRQLNRTIPTFSLDSAWVLERDTTWFGRGMHQTLEPRLYYVKTPYRDQTGLPLFDTAARDFNFDSIYSDNDFSGIDRVSDAHQVTAGVTTRMLDAQTGAEALRVGIAQRLLLSEQRITTDEVPNTESVSDLLLMGSTSFWPQWKLEAGVQYSPEISRTKRSLLSARYSPGPYRTLYSAYRFKRDESEQVELGWQWPIYGRVRDSRSPPTQQCSGAWYSVGRVSYSMRESRVTDSVLGFEYDAGCWIGRLVAKRVSTSRQDATTQLGFEIEFVGLSRLGTNPLRVLKDNIPGYRLLRDDTPTEASAPTVP, from the coding sequence TTGCACCACGCCCCTCGACATCGCCACCACGCCATCGCGGCGGCCTGCCTTGCGGTCGGCGCCTGGCCTTCGGCGTGGGCCCAGCCCGCGACGGCGGCGACCGGCAAGCCGCCGGTCGTCGTCGAAGCGAAAGAAGTTCGAGCGCGACCCGACCTCGATGCGGTGGCCGAAGGCGATGCACAACTGCGCCATGGGCCGATCGAGATCCGCGCCGACCGCCTGAGCTATGACCAGGCCACCGACACCGCCCGTGCCCAGGGCAATGTGCGCATCACACGCGACGGCAACGTCTACAGCGGGCCCGAGCTGCTGTTGCAGCTCGGCACCTACCAGGGTTACTTCGTCAACCCGACGTATTTCTTCTCGCGCACGCAGGCGGGCGGCAGCGCCACGCGGCTCGACCTGATGGGCGAAGACGTCGCCATCGCCACCGGCGGCAACTACACGAGCTGTCCCCGCGAGGGCGACGCCACGCCCGCATGGCTGCTGTCGACCGACCGCGTGCGCATGGATTTTCCGAACAACGAGGGCATCGCCGAAGGTGCGGTGCTGCGCTTCTACGGCGTGCCCATCCTCGCCGCGCCGGTGCTGAGCTTCCCGCTCACCGACGCACGCAAGTCGGGCTGGCTGCCGCCCACCACGAGCGTGGACAACAAGAGTGGCCTGCAGCTCTCGGTGCCCTACTACTGGAACATCGCCCCCAACCGCGACGCCACGCTCACGCCGATGGTGTTCGCCAAACGCGGGCTCGGGCTGGGCACGGAGTTCCGCTATCTGGAGCGCAGCGACGAAGGGGTGCTCAAGACAAGCTTCCTGCCGAACGACCGGCTCACCGGCCACAGCCGGCACTCGGCGGGTTACCTGCACGAGGGCAACCTTTTCGGCACCGGCTACTACAAGGCCGACGTGGTGCGGGTCTCCGACAACGACTACTGGAAAGACTTTCCCGGCGACTACCCGAGCCTCACGCCGCGGCTGCTCACCGGTGATGCGCAAGTGCATGCGCCGGTGTTCGGCCAGTGGAAGACCTATGCGCGCGTGCTGCGCTGGCAGTTGCTGCAAGATGCCGACCCGGTCAACCAGATCGTCGCGCCTTACGACCGGTATCCGCAGGTCGGGTTTCACGGCACGCAGGCCTTGCCGGGCGGATTCGAGTTCGGCATGCAGACGGAGTACAACCGGTTCACCAACCCCAACGACACCATCGACCGCGCCCGCATGACGGGCCAGCGCTGGCACACCATCGGCTCACTGAGCTGGCCGATGGTCACACCGGGGTGGAGCCTCGTGCCCAAGTTCTCGTTCAACGCCGCCTCGTACAGCCTCGACCGCCCGCTCACGGCCGGCGAGTTCATCGGCCAGCGCCAGCTGAACCGCACCATCCCGACCTTCAGCCTCGACAGCGCCTGGGTGCTCGAGCGGGACACCACCTGGTTCGGCCGTGGCATGCACCAGACGCTCGAGCCGCGCCTCTACTACGTCAAGACACCCTACCGCGACCAGACCGGCCTGCCCTTGTTCGACACGGCCGCCCGCGACTTCAACTTCGACTCGATTTACAGCGACAACGACTTTTCTGGCATCGATCGGGTGTCGGACGCACACCAGGTGACCGCTGGCGTGACCACCCGCATGCTGGACGCGCAGACCGGCGCCGAAGCGCTGCGGGTCGGCATTGCCCAGCGGCTCCTGCTCTCGGAGCAGCGCATCACCACCGACGAGGTCCCCAACACTGAAAGCGTGTCCGACCTGCTGCTGATGGGGTCAACCAGCTTCTGGCCGCAGTGGAAGCTCGAAGCCGGCGTGCAATACAGCCCGGAGATCTCGCGCACCAAACGCTCGCTGCTGAGCGCGCGCTATTCGCCAGGCCCCTACCGCACCCTCTACTCGGCCTACCGCTTCAAGCGCGACGAGAGCGAGCAGGTTGAACTCGGCTGGCAATGGCCGATCTATGGGCGGGTGCGTGACAGCAGGAGCCCGCCCACCCAACAATGCTCCGGCGCCTGGTACAGCGTCGGCCGCGTCAGCTACAGCATGCGCGAAAGCCGCGTCACCGACTCGGTGCTCGGCTTCGAATACGACGCCGGCTGCTGGATCGGCCGCCTGGTCGCCAAGCGGGTGTCGACCAGCCGGCAAGACGCCACCACCCAGCTTGGCTTTGAAATCGAGTTCGTCGGCCTGTCGCGCCTGGGCACCAACCCGCTGAGGGTCTTGAAGGACAATATCCCCGGCTACCGCCTGCTGCGTGACGACACGCCCACCGAGGCCTCCGCGCCGACCGTCCCCTGA
- a CDS encoding peptidylprolyl isomerase, whose protein sequence is MTPIRHWPCLALLSLTLAAGLPAHAQRSAPRTADYIVAIVNQELVTAAELQQRMAQVRENARRSNAQLPPDEELRREVLDALIDERVIITNARDSGMRLDDAELERAMANVAAQNQLTPQQLRERLRREGIDYARFRRNIRDQLLVERTREREVQGRIRITDSEVDAWLDKQRAAAGSATEFNLAQVLVIVPENAPANVVEERRARAEAALERLRKGEAFDAVAREVSEDTNRAKGGEIGLRPASQLPDIFVNAVSPLKAGEFTPTLLRSSAGFHVLKVLARNETGAFTVTQTRARHVLLRPSAQLSQEAAIRRLQEFKRQIAAGTRTFDQIARDNSEDGSAAQGGDLGWVSPGNFVPEFEEAMNALALNGLSDPVVSRFGVHLIQVMERRKVTLDAKQQREQARSALREQKFEEAYLEWVRELRARAYVELREPPQ, encoded by the coding sequence ATGACACCGATCCGCCACTGGCCCTGTCTCGCCCTGCTGTCGCTCACGCTCGCGGCAGGCCTGCCCGCGCACGCGCAACGGAGCGCCCCTCGCACGGCCGACTACATCGTCGCCATCGTCAACCAGGAGCTGGTCACCGCCGCCGAACTGCAACAGCGCATGGCGCAGGTGCGCGAGAACGCCCGCCGCAGCAACGCCCAGCTGCCACCCGACGAGGAACTCCGGCGCGAAGTGCTCGATGCCCTGATCGACGAGCGGGTGATCATCACCAACGCACGCGACAGCGGCATGCGCCTCGACGACGCCGAACTCGAACGTGCGATGGCCAACGTGGCCGCGCAGAACCAGCTCACGCCGCAACAACTGCGCGAGCGCCTGCGCCGCGAGGGCATCGACTACGCGCGCTTCCGGAGGAACATCCGTGACCAGTTGCTGGTCGAGCGCACCCGTGAGCGCGAGGTGCAGGGGCGCATCCGCATCACCGATTCAGAAGTCGACGCCTGGCTCGACAAGCAACGCGCCGCCGCGGGCAGCGCCACCGAATTCAACCTCGCCCAGGTGCTGGTGATCGTGCCCGAGAACGCGCCGGCCAACGTGGTGGAAGAGCGCCGCGCCCGCGCCGAGGCCGCACTCGAACGCTTGCGCAAGGGCGAAGCCTTCGACGCGGTGGCCCGCGAGGTGTCGGAAGACACCAACCGCGCCAAGGGCGGCGAGATCGGCCTGCGGCCGGCCAGCCAGCTCCCCGACATCTTCGTCAACGCCGTGAGCCCGTTGAAGGCAGGCGAGTTCACCCCCACGCTGCTGCGCAGCTCGGCGGGCTTTCACGTGCTCAAGGTGCTGGCACGCAACGAGACCGGCGCCTTCACCGTCACGCAGACCCGTGCCCGCCACGTGCTGCTGCGGCCCTCGGCCCAGCTGAGCCAGGAGGCCGCGATCCGCCGCCTGCAGGAGTTCAAGCGCCAGATCGCCGCCGGCACCCGCACCTTCGACCAGATCGCTCGCGACAACTCGGAAGACGGCAGCGCTGCGCAAGGCGGCGACCTCGGCTGGGTCTCGCCCGGCAATTTCGTGCCCGAGTTCGAAGAGGCGATGAACGCACTGGCGCTCAACGGCCTGTCCGACCCCGTGGTCTCGCGCTTTGGCGTGCACTTGATCCAGGTGATGGAGCGCCGCAAGGTCACGCTCGACGCAAAGCAACAGCGCGAACAGGCCCGCAGTGCGCTGCGTGAGCAGAAGTTCGAAGAGGCCTACCTCGAATGGGTGCGCGAGCTGCGCGCCCGCGCCTACGTCGAGCTGCGTGAGCCGCCGCAATAA
- the rsmA gene encoding 16S rRNA (adenine(1518)-N(6)/adenine(1519)-N(6))-dimethyltransferase RsmA, whose protein sequence is MKHIPRKRFGQHFLADASVIDNIVEAIDPRPGQALVEIGPGLGAMTDPLVTRSKHLTVVELDRDLAARLRKRPELTVVESDVLKVDFSALAKAAGQKLRVVGNLPYNISTPILFHLLESVEHVLDQHFMLQKEVVDRMAAAPGNKDFGRLSVMLQWRYAIESVLEVPPEAFDPPPRVDSAVVRMVPLPSPDGLDAALLGELVTVAFSQRRKLLRHTLGRWLTERGFSGDFDTQRRAEEVPVAEYLTLARALSQK, encoded by the coding sequence TTGAAGCACATCCCGCGCAAGAGATTCGGCCAGCACTTTCTGGCCGATGCGTCGGTGATCGACAACATCGTCGAGGCCATCGACCCACGGCCCGGCCAGGCGCTGGTCGAGATCGGGCCAGGCCTCGGCGCGATGACCGATCCGCTGGTCACGCGCAGCAAGCACCTCACCGTGGTGGAGCTCGACCGTGACCTCGCCGCACGGCTGCGCAAGCGCCCGGAACTGACGGTGGTCGAATCCGACGTGCTCAAGGTCGACTTCAGCGCGCTCGCGAAAGCCGCCGGCCAGAAGCTGCGTGTGGTCGGCAACCTGCCCTACAACATCTCCACGCCCATCCTCTTCCACCTGCTCGAATCGGTTGAGCACGTGCTCGACCAGCACTTCATGCTGCAGAAGGAAGTGGTCGACCGCATGGCCGCCGCCCCCGGCAACAAGGACTTCGGGCGGCTCTCGGTGATGCTGCAGTGGCGCTACGCCATTGAATCGGTGCTCGAGGTTCCGCCGGAAGCCTTCGATCCTCCACCGCGCGTGGACTCGGCCGTGGTGCGCATGGTGCCCCTTCCGAGCCCCGATGGCCTGGACGCCGCCCTGCTCGGCGAACTGGTGACCGTCGCCTTTTCGCAGCGCCGCAAGCTGCTGCGCCACACACTGGGGCGCTGGTTGACCGAACGCGGCTTCAGCGGTGACTTCGACACGCAGCGCCGGGCCGAAGAAGTGCCCGTGGCGGAATACCTCACCCTTGCGCGCGCCTTGAGCCAGAAATGA
- a CDS encoding barstar family protein — MLLQTVRPNIVQSIRAYRVDELHDAAQGAGQHFLYANLTSAQTKQDVMEAIAESFLFPAHFGKNLDALYDCMTDLVHKSGAQPGFVVVLEQLPDNPRFDREAREQLLDVFRDAADFWAERKIPFRCFYSFQ; from the coding sequence ATGCTGTTGCAGACAGTCCGTCCAAACATTGTCCAGTCGATACGCGCCTACCGCGTAGATGAGCTGCACGACGCGGCGCAAGGCGCGGGTCAGCACTTTCTCTACGCCAACCTGACTTCGGCCCAGACCAAGCAGGACGTCATGGAAGCCATTGCCGAGTCGTTCCTCTTCCCGGCGCACTTTGGCAAGAACCTCGATGCCTTGTACGACTGCATGACGGACCTCGTTCACAAGTCGGGCGCTCAGCCTGGCTTCGTGGTGGTGCTGGAGCAGTTGCCCGACAACCCGCGCTTCGACCGTGAGGCGCGCGAGCAGTTGCTCGATGTCTTCCGCGACGCGGCCGATTTCTGGGCCGAGCGAAAGATACCGTTCAGGTGCTTCTATTCTTTTCAGTAG
- a CDS encoding ribonuclease domain-containing protein, with product MVVLAGAAFWGDGVAAKPPAALIQAVPLASLPIEAQETERLIRAGGPFPYEKDGSRFGNRERLLPVQARGYYREYTVKTPGSRNRGARRIVCGGHQPTAPDACFYTDDHYASFRRIVK from the coding sequence ATGGTGGTTCTGGCAGGTGCCGCATTCTGGGGCGATGGCGTTGCCGCCAAGCCGCCCGCAGCGCTGATCCAGGCGGTGCCGCTAGCCAGCCTTCCGATTGAAGCCCAGGAGACCGAGCGCCTCATCCGTGCCGGCGGACCCTTCCCATATGAAAAAGACGGCAGTCGCTTCGGCAATCGCGAGCGGCTGCTGCCGGTTCAGGCTCGCGGCTACTACCGCGAATACACCGTCAAGACACCCGGGTCGCGCAACCGTGGCGCGCGCCGCATCGTGTGTGGGGGCCATCAGCCCACTGCGCCCGATGCCTGCTTTTACACGGACGACCACTACGCGAGCTTTCGTCGCATCGTGAAGTGA